Proteins from a single region of Apium graveolens cultivar Ventura chromosome 7, ASM990537v1, whole genome shotgun sequence:
- the LOC141671080 gene encoding KH domain-containing protein At4g18375-like, whose product MCLFVNKHAVKQKPYKLQGTHLIFICLTISLVFLRFLNPRLGCVSVMVRKGKRLQSRSHQDYDGDSRNQKRRVNDRDERGDGELIVYRILCPDRVIGSVIGKSGKVINSIRQESRAKVKVVDPFPGANDRVLTVYCYVNEKVKVEVDDEFDDTETLCAAQKALLMVHTAISDAVASIGDSDKKQRDDECQILVPASQSANIIGKSGSTIKKMRSKTRTNIRVTSKDASDPKHSCAMHFDNFIQITGEPNAVKKALFAISAIMYKFGPKENISLDTSVLEVPPTIIIPSDVPVFPAAEMYPSVDSVVNPRSIASILGATHLAEHAGYADTGKSWPAYPSSVPMVSQYGSASRSEELIIRVLCSFSKIGRVIGKGGSSIKSVRKATGARVNVDDKKTDHNECTITVTATEKSDDVKSMASEAVLLLQEKINDEDADTVSIRLLIPSKVIGCIIGKNGSIINEIRKRAKADVRISKGDKPKCADDDDELVEVLGEVGCVRDALVQIVLRLRDDVLKDREVNQNPLDGVGLRSLYLGTTEFSVPADLPGVPPVGHSGYEQRGDTGSGLNMASTDSLYGYGSFPMGDSGYGSLPSPYSSKLYNGLPRATVLEMMVPAHALGKVMGKGGANLDNIRKISGADIDISHSKSSRGDCVALISGTPEQKRAAENLIEAFILST is encoded by the exons ATGTGTTTGTTTGTAAATAAACATGCAGTAAAACAAAAACCTTACAAGTTACAAGGAACTCACTTAATTTTCATCTGCCTCACTATTTCCTTAGTTTTCTTGCGATTTCTCAACCCCAG GTTGGGTTGTGTTAGCGTAATGGTTAGAAAAGGCAAGCGATTGCAATCTCGTTCTCACCAGGACTATGATGGGGATAGTAGAAATCAGAAAAGGCGGGTAAATGATAGAGATGAGAGGGGTGATGGTGAATTGATTGTGTATCGGATATTGTGCCCGGACAGGGTCATTGGGAGTGTGATAGGGAAGAGTGGGAAAGTTATAAACTCTATTAGGCAAGAATCGAGAGCAAAGGTTAAAGTTGTTGATCCATTTCCAGGTGCCAATGATAGGGTGTTGACGGTTTATTGCTATGTTAATGAGAAGGTCAAAGTGGAAGTTGATGATGAGTTTGATGATACGGAGACTCTTTGTGCGGCTCAGAAGGCTCTCTTGATGGTGCATACTGCAATTTCTGATGCAGTGGCGTCAATTGGTGATTCTGACAAGAAGCAGAGAGATGATGAGTGCCAAATTTTGGTGCCAGCCAGCCAGTCGGCAAATATAATTGGTAAATCTGGGTCTACTATTAAAAAAATGAGAAGCAAGACAAGGACAAACATCAGGGTTACATCGAAAGATGCAAGCGATCCCAAGCATTCCTGTGCCATGCACTTTGACAACTTTATTCAG ATAACTGGTGAACCGAATGCAGTTAAAAAGGCATTATTTGCAATTTCTGCCATTATGTACAAGTTTGGTCCGAAGGAAAATATTTCTCTTGATACTTCTGTACTCGAAGTCCCTCCAACCATTATTATCCCTTCAGATGTACCTGTGTTTCCTGCTGCAGAAATGTATCCAAGTGTAGATTCTGTCGTTAATCCGAGATCAATTGCGTCCATTCTTGGTGCCACACATTTAGCTGAACATGCAGGTTATGCTGATACAGGGAAGTCATGGCCAGCATATCCATCTTCTGTTCCCATGGTTTCCCAATATGGCAGTGCATCTCGATCGGAGGAGTTAATTATTAGAGTTTTGTGCTCCTTTAGCAAGATTGGTCGTGTTATTGGAAAGGGAGGATCATCAATCAAAAGTGTGAGGAAGGCTACCGGTGCAAGAGTTAACGTTGATGATAAGAAGACTGATCATAATGAATGTACTATCACTGTCACCGCAACAGAG AAATCGGACGATGTGAAATCCATGGCAAGTGAAGCTGTTTTATTGCTACAAGAAAAAATAAACGATGAGGATGCTGATACTGTATCTATCAGACTGCTCATCCCATCTAAAGTTATTGGTTGTATCATTGGAAAAAATGGTTCAATTATTAATGAAATCAGGAAGAGAGCTAAGGCTGATGTTCGTATCTCTAAAGGAGACAAGCCTAAATGTGCAGATGATGATGATGAACTCGTGGAG GTTCTTGGTGAAGTTGGTTGTGTGAGGGATGCGCTTGTCCAGATTGTTCTTAGGCTTCGAGATGATGTTTTAAAGGATAGGGAAGTAAATCAAAATCCTCTAGATGGTGTTGGACTTCGCTCTCTATACCTTGGTACCACAGAATTTTCAGTGCCTGCAGATTTGCCTGGCGTTCCTCCAGTTGGTCATTCAGGTTATGAGCAGAGGGGTGATACTGGGAGTGGCTTAAACATGGCTTCTACAGATAGCCTTTATGGATATGGATCATTTCCG ATGGGCGACAGTGGCTATGGATCTTTGCCATCTCCATATTCATCAAAGCTGTATAACGG ATTGCCTCGTGCAACGGTTCTTGAGATGATGGTTCCTGCTCATGCACTAGGCAAAGTAATGGGAAAGGGAGGGGCAAATTTAGATAACATTCGGAAG ATTTCTGGAGCTGATATAGATATCTCCCATTCAAAATCTTCACGAGGTGATTGTGTTGCTCTAATTTCTGGAACACCTGAGCAGAAGCGTGCTGCTGAAAACTTGATAGAGGCATTTATACTGTCCACTTAA
- the LOC141671081 gene encoding uncharacterized protein LOC141671081 codes for MEARSQVETSVTKPGGSDMPKANHSAHVDEVKKLLFRRMLIGVNDGRFFMGSFYCLDKQGNIILQDTVEYRSMRHNSPTPLEQRCLGLILIPSSCRTSCHVDSSIEEQLALLSLQRQK; via the coding sequence ATGGAAGCCCGAAGCCAGGTGGAAACATCGGTAACCAAGCCGGGAGGGTCAGATATGCCCAAAGCAAACCACTCAGCTCATGTAGATGAGGTAAAGAAGCTTCTGTTTCGTCGAATGCTTATAGGGGTAAATGATGGGAGGTTTTTCATGGGCAGCTTTTACTGCCTTGATAAGCAAGGGAACATCATTCTGCAAGATACAGTGGAATATCGTAGTATGCGTCATAATTCTCCTACTCCATTGGAGCAGCGTTGCCTAGGCCTCATTCTCATCCCGTCCTCTTGCAGAACATCTTGTCACGTGGACTCGTCTATTGAGGAACAACTGGCACTATTATCGCTTCAGAGACAGAAGTAA